In Mangifera indica cultivar Alphonso unplaced genomic scaffold, CATAS_Mindica_2.1 Un_0058, whole genome shotgun sequence, one genomic interval encodes:
- the LOC123207090 gene encoding vacuolar protein sorting-associated protein 29: MVLVLAIGDLHIPHRASDLPPKFKSMLVPGKIQHIICTGNLSIKEVHDYLKSLCPDLHITRGEYDEDSRYPETKTLTIGQFKLGICHGHQVVPWGDLDSLAMLQRQLDVDILVTGHTHQFKAYKHEGGVVINPGSATGAYSSFTYDVNPSFVLMDIDGLRVVVYVYELIDGEVKVDKIDFKKTATTPRS, encoded by the exons ATGGTGTTAGTATTAGCAATAGGAGACCTTCACATTCCTCACAGGGCATCTGATCTCCCACCAAAGTTCAAATCCATGCTTGTTCCTGGCAAGATTCAGCACATCATTTGCACTGGCAATCTCTCCATTAAG GAAGTCCATGATTATTTGAAGAGTCTGTGTCCTGATTTGCATATCACTCGAGGTGAATATGATGAAGATTCACGTTATCCAGAAACTAAGACACTCACTATTGGTCAATTCAAACTTGGCATATGTCATGGTCATCAG GTGGTTCCCTGGGGTGACTTAGATTCGTTGGCAATGCTACAGAGGCAATTGGATGTAGACATCCTTGTCACTGGCCATACTCATCAGTTCAAAGCCTACAAACACGAGGGCGGTGTTGTCATAAATCCTGGATCTGCTACTGGTGCTTATAGTAGTTTCACATATGATGTTAACCCAAGCTTCGTACTCATGGACATTGATGGTTTGCGTGTTGTGGTTTACGTATATGAACTAATTGATGGCGAGGTAAAGgttgataaaattgattttaagaaGACAGCAACTACTCCGCGTTCATGA